Sequence from the Paenibacillus tundrae genome:
AAATACCGTGAACATTTGTCAGCGGATCAGATGGTACTTTTCTCGCCAAACCCAATGTTCAATAGTTATGTATCAACGGTATTACCTGAGCTAGGGGAAGAAAATATGTTGCAAACGACGTTCCAAGAGTATTTGGAGCGCCGTCTTGGACGGGAATACCAGCTTGAGGATCCGTTTATTCAACTTGAATATGTGCTCTCGGCTACAGAAGACGCAGCTTACCCTGCGCGCATGTCTGGGATTCGATTCAAATCGTCCGAATCGTTCCTGAAGGTGATTACGAAATATAAAGACAACTTAATGCTCGCTGGTATGAAGTTCAAGCCGGTTCGTTTCCAAGGACGTGCTGTTGTTACGGCTGAAGCGATGGAGGAGAAATTCTACAGTTATGAACCATCGGTAAAACTGGTGAATCGGCTCGAAATGTTAAGAGACTGGATGTTGAAAGAGCTCTCCGCATTCGGGAAAAGTGAGCTAGAGGCACCTTGGGTAGATCAGCAGCTTGATCTGATGGAGCCAGAAGAACTACAACGAGCGTTCCAGCGTCTGAAGCGTAAGCAAAAAGGGAAGGTGGATACATTTGATGATTTTGTGCAGGAACGTGAGATTCTTGCCAGAATGGTTGTAAGTAGTCGCCTTAAGCCTTTACGAAAATGGATCAAATCTTTGCGCTTTGTTGATGTTCGCAAGCTTTATTCACAATTGTTCAAGGATCAAGGACAGATTGTTCGACTGCTGGATAACGAACCATTGCCTGCATACTGGGAAGAAATCAGCGATATGACTCTTCGGAGAATGAAAGAACAAGAGCTTGCCTATGAAGATATCACACCGTATCTGTACTTACGTGAACTATTGCTTGGGTTCCATATTAACTCTAACATCCGGCATGTAATTATTGATGAAGCTCAGGATTACTCTGCGTTCCAGCTGGCTTTTATGAAAAGACTGTTTCCGCGAGCCAAGATTACAGCGCTAGGTGATTTCAATCAGGCGATTTATGCCCATTCCTCTGTGCTGAGTGGGACAGGACCATTGACGAACCTATACGGCCCTGAAAATACCGAACTTATTGAGTTAACCCGTAGTTATCGCTCAACCCAAGAGATTGTGGAGTTCACGAAGGGAATGGTTCCGGGTGGAGAAGAGATAATTCCGTTTAACCGCAGTGGGGAGAAACCTCAAGTTATCGTTACAACGTCTGAGCAGAAGCATCTTGATCTGATCACTGCGGACCTTAACGCCTTAATTGAGGAAGGATATGAGTCCGTAGCAGTGATCTGTAAGACCGCAGAAGAAAGTAGAGAAGTGCATGAATCACTCAGTAAGGTATTAACTACCGCGCCGAAGCTGATCAAAAAAACGACTTTAGCGTTTGAACGAGGTGTTCATGTCATACCTGCCTACTTAGCAAAAGGTGTAGAGTTTGACGCCGTACTCATCTACGATGGTTCTGAGGAGCATTATGCCCAAGAGCATGAGCGCAAGTTGTTCTACACGGCGTGTACACGGGCTATGCATTTGCTTCATATCTATTGTTTAGGTCAACCGAGTCCATTTATCACTTCGCAATCAGAAACGTTATATGATACGGGGAAGGTATCTGCCGCTCAGGCGGATTAAGCAAGGTGATATAGATTTAATGAAATGAAATAGCGGCTGTTTCGAAAGTCAGAAAAAGCATAAGAATTAAGAATATAACAACGTAAGCCCAAAATGGGACAAAGCAGAAGTTTACTCTGCTTTGTCCCATTTGCTTTTTGATGCAAATAAGCACTTTGATAAGGTAGATACGAATTGTTCAGACACTAACCAACAGCCTATAGTTTATAACCCAAAAACGTAATGCGTCTTCGCACATGTTTAGGGATTTCCTAGTTTTATAAGATTCCATTGGCGATTTCAGAGAAGTCGGGTTCTACATGAATTGCATCTTCTTGTTTGGATTACTTTATTAAAAAAAAATAGGCTGTCCCAAGCCATTTAATGACTTATGGGATAGCCCTCATAAATATTAGTATTCATTTACCTCGAAAGTAATGATTTTGTCGTAAATAATGTAATCTTGTCTTTGCTTAAACGGACCAATATTATTGTTGTGTTTATTAATGGCAAATGTAATTGGTGCACCTATTGCTCTGTTTTCGTACCATCTAATAAATTCTTGTACTTCGGCCATTGAGAGATCATATTCTTTAACTGTCCCGTTAATTAAGGTCAGGACAAAAATAGCACGCTCACCTACAGGGTTTGGTTGGTTTGGTTCTTCTGGGTCAGGTGTCTCCGGGTTTGGTGTTTCTGGATCCGTTGGGCTCTCTGGGTCTGTAGGCTGCTCGTTATCAATTGGGAAGTCTGACTCATGGAGATCATTAGTTCCTGTTATGAGCATAAGGGTGTTTAGTGAGTTCACTAACAAATCTCCATTTTCGGCAATGGAGATAAAACCACTTAAACCAAAATTATTACTAAATGAGCTATGTACCTGACCGTTAGGAGTAACAGCACTAATGCCGAGAGTACTATGTTGGACAAAGATCATCCCAGTTTTATCAATCACAGCATTACTAGTATTATTTCCAACTGTCT
This genomic interval carries:
- the helD gene encoding RNA polymerase recycling motor HelD, producing the protein MSTDQQWSEEQHRVDSVTNQIERKITTLEQEVGSFRDEVVEMRKDFWDEVTMNFSEADDVGETSTSMRQQSQVLSDRERSHLNTAAALDKMKRLHHSPYFGRIDFKEDGYPQAERIYLGIASLLDEKEESFLVYDWRAPISNLYYDGAPGPITYETPSGEISGDIEMKRQFVIREGRIRFMFDTGVTIGDQLLQAVLSRTSDAQMKSIVATIQREQNRIIRNDRTRMLIVQGAAGSGKTSAALQRVAYLLYKYREHLSADQMVLFSPNPMFNSYVSTVLPELGEENMLQTTFQEYLERRLGREYQLEDPFIQLEYVLSATEDAAYPARMSGIRFKSSESFLKVITKYKDNLMLAGMKFKPVRFQGRAVVTAEAMEEKFYSYEPSVKLVNRLEMLRDWMLKELSAFGKSELEAPWVDQQLDLMEPEELQRAFQRLKRKQKGKVDTFDDFVQEREILARMVVSSRLKPLRKWIKSLRFVDVRKLYSQLFKDQGQIVRLLDNEPLPAYWEEISDMTLRRMKEQELAYEDITPYLYLRELLLGFHINSNIRHVIIDEAQDYSAFQLAFMKRLFPRAKITALGDFNQAIYAHSSVLSGTGPLTNLYGPENTELIELTRSYRSTQEIVEFTKGMVPGGEEIIPFNRSGEKPQVIVTTSEQKHLDLITADLNALIEEGYESVAVICKTAEESREVHESLSKVLTTAPKLIKKTTLAFERGVHVIPAYLAKGVEFDAVLIYDGSEEHYAQEHERKLFYTACTRAMHLLHIYCLGQPSPFITSQSETLYDTGKVSAAQAD